Proteins encoded by one window of Flagellimonas lutaonensis:
- a CDS encoding sensor histidine kinase: MNLSDKRRNTLFWALQLFGWGFINSVSFLVLKKFSAEFVTYSVVTGIFIGIFSTSLLRWYLKKNVFFDTFGVKELIKISGAFLITSALFAFLNFVFGYLYIEFGPELTELERNVLEVYDNVWILIVNSLFLIGVWTVCYLIVKLLLKMNANRIERLELNTNLKQAQLNTLKGQINPHFMFNSLNNIRGLMLEDVEKSREMLTKLSEMLRYSLTKNDVNAIAVEEEVEMVDNYIALSKIQFEDRLEFVKNIESDTLSLQIPPMIIQLLVENAAKHGISNLKQGGKIELEIKKAHNQLLIRVKNTGRLQISKNSTELGLSNIKQRLKLLYGEKAAFTIYEEKEEVVADIKIPLP, from the coding sequence ATGAATCTTTCAGACAAACGAAGAAATACCCTTTTTTGGGCCCTACAGCTTTTCGGCTGGGGCTTTATCAACTCGGTGTCCTTTTTGGTTTTAAAAAAGTTCAGCGCCGAGTTCGTTACGTATTCGGTGGTTACCGGAATATTTATTGGTATTTTTTCAACCTCATTATTACGTTGGTACCTTAAAAAGAATGTCTTCTTTGATACGTTCGGGGTAAAGGAACTGATCAAAATATCAGGGGCTTTTCTGATCACCTCTGCCTTGTTCGCTTTTCTGAACTTTGTATTTGGCTACCTCTATATTGAGTTTGGCCCTGAGCTTACCGAACTTGAAAGAAATGTTCTAGAGGTGTACGACAATGTTTGGATACTGATTGTCAACTCCCTTTTCTTGATCGGCGTCTGGACGGTCTGCTATCTGATTGTAAAGCTATTGCTGAAAATGAACGCCAATCGAATAGAACGGTTAGAACTCAATACCAACTTAAAGCAGGCCCAACTCAATACCCTAAAAGGCCAGATAAATCCACATTTTATGTTCAATAGCCTGAACAATATCAGGGGGTTGATGTTGGAAGATGTTGAGAAGTCGCGTGAAATGCTCACCAAGCTTTCAGAAATGCTACGCTATTCGCTTACCAAGAACGATGTAAATGCCATTGCTGTTGAAGAAGAGGTAGAAATGGTCGATAATTACATCGCTCTTTCAAAGATACAGTTCGAGGACAGGCTTGAATTTGTAAAGAACATCGAGAGCGATACCCTTTCACTTCAAATTCCGCCCATGATCATTCAATTGTTGGTCGAAAATGCGGCAAAGCATGGTATTTCCAATTTGAAGCAAGGAGGCAAAATAGAGCTTGAAATAAAGAAAGCTCACAACCAACTTTTGATTCGGGTAAAGAATACCGGTAGGTTGCAGATTTCTAAGAATTCAACAGAATTGGGCCTTAGCAACATCAAACAGCGGCTAAAACTCTTGTACGGTGAAAAGGCCGCTTTTACTATTTATGAAGAAAAAGAAGAAGTAGTCGCCGACATAAAGATTCCCCTGCCATGA